The nucleotide window gctcaaaagtgttttcttaTTCAGTACAAATATAAATCAATGTATAGTGAAACATGAATTTGACAAGATTGCATATACttcatctgctcaaaagtgttgaagtTATATATGTTTGCCCTTGTATTTTGTGTTTTAGCTATGCAAacctaatataattagttttTGTCCAAAGATGATTATGGAATTATATGCTTTTGATGCAATAAGAAAACATTCAGTTAAAGTTTTCTATTTCTGTCAATTGTTAGATGAACAAAACTGACCAAATAATTTTGTAAAGTTTTTCAGTCACGAAAATCATCTCCCTACAGATATCTAAAATAAAGATGTTGAGCTCACAAATTTTATGTTCTAGATCCCATGACTAATGTTTTGCTAATGGGAATATTTGAAAGGTATCTGTTTCATTTTTTAgatatttataaagtttttttttactcttttaatcagtgggagtaaaaataatttatataattttgtcTCTTTTAATCAATGGGAGTAAAGATTACCTTttgtattgaaaatttgaagtcttagtGGCTGATACTTTAAgagtaaatttggtttaaattttgttcataagTTTTAATAAGGGGTCCTGATTTTGTAAACAGTATGTTGTATTTTACTTGTTCTCTTATTATATTCTAAATTGACAGAAAAGTTGGATTTTGTTACCAACCTTGTTAAGTTCTTTTGTGAACTACTTTTGTACTGAagtatattttcatattttcagttCGACTATTGTGAGCTAATGTTTTGACTATTAGCTCTTGATATCATGACTTTGTTAGTAACATAGTGCTTTGAGTTAAGTGTGCATGTAATCATGGAGTGCAAGGAACTGTCCAATGTGTGCCTTGTTTTCCTTGGTTCTGCATTTAGTCTCAAAGTGACAAGTTACTTGAAATGTATGATTGCATACTTTAGTGGACTCAAGTGATCACCATATATATTTATCTCGTTGAGGTATTCTCATTGAtattcaagtgggagaatgtaaaaccattttgtgaatgacaatgaattATGCCGAGGATAATTGAGGGAATAGTTGACTTGACAATCAAGTTAATGAAATCTCTAGGACTCTCGGTACCTTAAGGAAATAAACATATTGGAGTCCTAATTACATGCAATCAATTAAGGGCCTTTATTAAGTAAATACAATGAATAAGAGTCATGATGAGACtataattgatgagatatgatttGGGTTGATATCTTTTCCGATAATAGGGAGGAATTGATTGAAACCCTAGCTATATAACCTAGGAGCAGTCTCTGCTTCCATACcgatagaaactcacgaaaactaTAAGCCTATTTTGATAGTAGAGTTCATTGAGAGgtactggaagtagaagactaCTTCTACTTTGTTCGCAAGGATCAATGACTTCACCTTCATAATCATGTCTTCCGTATTCTACAGATaagtttaatataattagtcgatctctatttcatattgatttgatttattcgtgatcctaatgccttgttgttgtgatttcagAATATGTCTTACAGAGGGTTctcatttaaaattttcttgcatttttattaaggatGAATTTCAacttatttttatcaaaaacattttcagacattttaaaaacatttataaaCAAGCTTTTAAGTTTCGACAACCGCAGGCTGCTGAGACTTTCCCAGGCAATGTTTTCTATTTGCATTCTCGTCTCTTGATGTCAGTGCAAAAAGGGCAACCAGAATCCAAGCCCATTATCCGCCCCAAAATCAACCATTTGATGGGCCGGTCCCTTACAATGCTCGTGAACCAAGTAAAGGCCCAAAACATGAGAGATTTGGGTGAGCATGACTTGATATCTTATGTTGATTTAGCTTACATTTTTTTATGAgaactttaaagaaaaatttctggtactgtttattttaacaaaaaatcacatttttactctaaaaattcaatcatgatactattcactctatcctttattttgtctttatcgttaaaattcaagtttaaattattttcattagtttttttttttatacaagcaaTATTGAGGAGATGGTAGCACAAATTGCATGTGCAACGACAAATACTCTTAATATTTGACAATACTCACGCGTTACATGGCAACCAACCCCACCGACTATGATATAAAATAGACATTATATAAAAGATTGTTACAACTTACAAGTTGATGATATTTAAGCAAGCTTGGTCTGCAGCTCAACAGACAACCGGGGGATTTGTTGTTCATAGTTAAGGTATACGAGCAtgtggttcttttttttttcttttttttttcgtgtaCAGCCAGTATCGAAAGCGAGagatttaaacataaaatttcgTATGGGACAACAAACACACTTAACTATTTAAGCGACAGATTCATAATTAGAGTCATAGAATGGGACGTGAGTATTTGCCGACACATAGAACCAGAACATTGCAAAAAGTTGTAGAATCTAAATGACAGAGGATCTTCGCCGGATATTCTTTATGAGGGTCCGGAAATCTTCTAGTTATATTCGTTCATTATACATTGTATGATCAGTTTTTGTCAGAtgctgtttatatttaattttaaataaaaaaattacaataattttttatcaaacGATGTAAGATgaacaaatataattaaagAATCTCAGAATCCACACAAAGAGGATATCTagtttctaaatatagaaagtttggagtgtataaTGAGAATTTTGGAATGCCGATAATAAtttcatacacacacacacacatgagaAGTACCACTAAGTTAACAGTTTGATGGTACTTTGAGCATAAGAGATTTGAACCTGATGTTACTATCGATCTTAGGATGAGAAATATCGCTAGGAGAAGAGCTAGTTGATAATTTGACCAAAAACGTGAACCAAAAACTTCAAAAAGCTTTGCAAATTCACATATTGAATAAAAACTTTGCAATCGATGGTAACATTTTATCCTAATTCGAGACTTGgaagcagcctctccataaataggggtaaggctagccgacattcacctctcccagaccctgcgtaaaacgggagccttgtgcactgggtacgacctttttaatGTAGTGTTGCCAATACATGTTGCAATTCGTTTAGGCATGGTTGTCACATTATTCGCTACTGCGTCTTTTATACTTTACCCATCtaattttttaacatatataGAGTTAAACTTACATATTAAAGTCGTaattcatcattcatgtatCTCTTATCACATATGTTAACTATCTTATAATTGTACTTTAAGTATCTTCAAGCTATTATTTCTCCCTTTAATGAATAAGTATTTGTGTTTTGTTTCGTGCGTTGAATAACATGATTGTGAGGTTGATAATTTGAAAATCTCTGAAATTTTTTTCGATCTCGAGTAAACTGTCGTGGTAAAGTAACCGGTTGATTTTTTTGTTACGCAAATGTGATTTTAGCTTGAAAAATAATGTGAACCTTTCCACGTAACCGATACATCCCATGAATCGTGACACTAATGACTCGTGTAGATTCAAAATCCCAATTGGCAAGAAATGTAATTAAGAAAACACCCGAGGGCACTTTCGGTAAactgaaacatatatatataaaacggTAAAAATCTAGCTGCTCTCCTCCTCTGTCGCGTTTTCCTGCTCCACAGGGCAAAGATAAAAGGTAAGGCCTTCCCTCTGATCCCCAAATCTAGGGTTCTTCTAACCTCTCACTCCACCAAATCAGAGCCGGCCTCCATTTCCTCTTTAAACCTAATAATTGAAGATTTTATTTGCTTAATCTCTCTGTTTAATTGGTAATTACTTGCTACATTTTGCTAATTGCATTTGGTACTCCTTAATTTCTGTTGTTTtgctatttttcttgttttaatcTCAAAAGCGCGTCTGGatctttgatttgattttggtgtTTATAGGTTGAATTTAggaatttttgtgttttgttagCTGATtagttcagttttttttcacgatttggaataattttatttatttttctgtaatTTGGTTGACTTTTTAGCTGTAATTTTTGGTGGTTAGATGGAAAATAGTTAACTTCCTCAGTTTTCTGGGTTCTTATAGGTTAATTTTTTCTCGTGGATGTCTGTAAAGCAAAATTCGAAAAGCTTTATTTTCGAGCTTTTTGTTTAAATCTTCAAATTTTGAGAAGAATCGTGtttcaattttggaaaaatTCTGAGAAATGGATTCCTATCCCATATTTGTAGTGGATGTGTGTTTTTGTGCAAACCCAATGAGTAATACATAGGAAaccaaattgttaaaaaaaatttaggtttttaaacctttttatgtgattttaagatttatttttttaatgcatTCCATTTGTAAAACTATCCTGATTCGAGTAAATTATGAACTTAGCTATTGGAAGGACTTTATTTTCCTAATTTTTAAGGCATGAATAAATGTTCTTTcatcaaattattttcattgGAGAAAACTCAACTTCGGGTCGATGTGGTGTTAAATGTGTGCAGTCTTTCCAATTCTGTGGTTATGCAGATTCAGCTTCAGGGATTTGTATATGGTTATATTCTGTATATGGCTGCGACTGAATTGTGAACTTTGTCTATTTGTCCTTGCTTAATTTGTGGATTCAGCCATCAATGCTGTTTAACCAAAGTTCCTTTTGGCATTTGGACAGTTATTACTGCCTTTGTGCAATTTATTTAGATAAGCATTTCCTTATTATACGTATTTCTATATGTTTTAACGTTTTGAGTTTAACTGGTTTTCTGTTCTCAACCCGATCTTTTAGCTTTCCAGTTTCTCAATTAATATCTTTTTCTCGTCTGTTTTACAGGACCTGTCGATCTGAGTAGAGTTTGCAAGATGGGGAGCTTGAGCAGCTTTTGGCAGTTGGGTGATGAGCTTCGAGGGCAGTCAAAAGTCGCAGAAGATAACAAATGGTTAATGGCCGCTTCAAAATTGGCTGAGCAGACAAGGGTAAAAGGCGAGCGTATGAATAACCTTGATCTTTCAAAGGGCCCAGTTGAACAAAGGGTGAGGGATAAATTTGGATTCCAGGAAGATAACAAGTTTGAAAGCCAATACTTTAACATGCTGAGCTTGGATTCTAAAGTAAATGAGAATGTGAGCAAAATTTCCTTCAGGAATGGTATGTATAACATGAATGCAGTTTACCAGAAGAACAATGCAAGCATTGTAGGAAACATGACTGGTAACAAGTACAACAACAAAGAAATCAACAACtgcaacaataacaacaacgaATCTGCAAATACAGTTGAGAAAAGGTTCAAGACCTTGCCGGCTACTGAGACGCTCCCAAGAAATGAAGTGCTTGGAGGTTACATCTTTGTGTGTAACAATGACACAATGCAGGAAGATTTGAAGCGACAACTATTTGGTAAGTTTGACTAATTCTTAGCTCCCTTAAAAATCTGCTTTAgtgtgttaaaaaaatttaagctTAAATTGCGGGTTACAACTATAGGTCCAGGTTTAAATGACTGACATTTAGCTGGCATTCCCTGCATGATGCATTTGCAGTCTTTACTGAGATACTAGTTCATGTAAAGGGTCCTTCAGTTTATGCCAATGCTTATTAGGAATATCCATAGGGATCTGAACTCATAAAAGTTATAAGTGGGAGTATAGTACATTGGACGAAatggttttgtgattttatgatgTATTTGTCTAGCCATGCAACTTATTTCCTGAGTTAACAATAAATGCAGATTATGCTTATGAAGTATATCTTTTGTATTCCTTTTTTGAAACTCGAAGGAATTCTCATGTGTATTAATCATTATATCTATGTGGTAGGTTTACCTCCAAGGTATAGAGATTCTGTTCGGGCAATAACACCAGGCTTGCCATTGTTTCTCTACAATTATACAACACACCAGCTGCATGGCATTTTCGAGGTTTGTTCTCAAACTTAGCTTATACTGTATTCATATGTTTTGACTTTTGACTGCAATATTCTTTGCAGCATAGAAAGTGTACAGACGTGGACTATGATATTAGCTTATTAGTAAGGTCATTATGATATTAGCTTATTAGTAAGGTCGTTATGATATTAGCTTATTGTTTCCTCTTTCAATTGGTTTTGTGCAGGCAGCGAGCTTTGGTGGTTCAAACATCGATCCAACTGCTTGGGAAGACAAGAAGTGTAAAGGCGAATCTAGGTTTCCTGCTCAGGTAAACTTGAAATGATAAAGTTGAAAGTTCTGGTCTTTCAATTTTTTGCACGTATCCAATTTTTTGACGGAGACTGTCTCCCTCTGTTATACTCGATTATTAGGTAAGGATCCGTGTGAGAAAAATCTGCAAGGCTTTGGAAGAAGATTCCTTCAGGCCTGTCTTGCACCACTATGATGGTCCCAAGTTCCGTCTTGAGCTGTCAGTTCCTGAGGTATGCATGGCAGCTAAAAGCCATTGGTTGCATTTTCTACTCCGTTGGTTTAATTGTAGTGATTTCATGTAAACCCATTTGATGAGTTTTGATTATTTTGCAGACCCTTAATCTATTGGACCTATGCGAACAAGCGGGCTCCGCAGCATAAGCTAAATGTTGGCAGCAATATGCCGATGTAGGAGTTTCTCGTGGTGCATTTCAGCTGTGTGCTTTCAACAGATTTTCCATGGAGCGCAAGCTTAGGGGTTAAATctggtttttcatttttctttccttttttctttatcGTCTGGAGTCGTATGGTAACAGTTACACAGTGTTACCGTGAGTGAGCGCTGCCGAATAAGCGAACGTGTCTCGTGAAGCTGCTTGTTTTAagttttacaacatttgaaagCTTTGATAATGATGAAAAACGAAGTCAGGTAGATGTAAAAGCGAAACGATTGTGCTGTGACGCAGTCGCTGTGTAATGTAATGATAAAGCCTCTGAAGGTCAAGTCCTTGTTGATGCTGTGTGCTATCCATGTTGTTTACAGATGTAGCTTCTTCAAGCTCAAATCTCGCCTTCGTTTGTGATTTCTATCACTTCTCAACAATCTGTggtgaactttaacgaaaaacttccgggacttaacgaaaaactatatttttacattaaaaagtcaattatggtactattcattttatcttttattttgtccttatcattaaaactcaaagttttcaaactctttttattagttttctttttttttgagcAAACCATATTAACTATACTAAGGGGgggtaagtttagttttataatGGTCTAGTAATAATGTatttcaaattcgtctttgatgaaaatcgaatctaaaattttcatttacaagtgaaagaagaataccactagatcgcAGTACTAAGTGGCTGTGCTATTAATTTTCTTCTAGCTGAAATTCAACAAACATAAGGTGTATTTTGGGTTCTTTACTACCATGAATGGGTACGTGATGAAGAAAATCATTTcatgaattaaaaaattcgatactaaattagTTTTTCCACATGCACAGATGCAAAATATATACTTActaatttttgagaaaattgttattgacactctaaaaatttcatttcgcccttcaaactttttataattGATCAGAAAATTACATTTAATGTGGAATGATATTTTAAAAGTGTTAATAAGCGTTCACATTTCCGGTGCCAAAGCATTTATTTAGTTTCGATAAAGCTACTTGCAGCGCGCCATACATCCGGATCATTCTCTCCTCCATCACTGACATAAATGATTGCAAAATCTTTACAGACATGATACAATTCTCATGCGTTCGCTTTAATcccattaaataaataaataaataaaaaataaaaaaaaacacaaaagtagttGCCTCCCTCCACCCTCCAAGCTGTTCACTaacaacatcatcatcatcgtcgtcgtcattatcatcatcatcatcatcatcatcatcatcatcatagtCATTATCGTCATCATTATCATCAGCATCATCATACAGACATGATACAATTCTCATGCGTTCGCTAAAATcccatttaaaaataaaaaagcagttGCCTCCCTCCACCCTCCAAGCTGTTCACTaacaacatcatcatcatcgtcattatcatcatcatcatcatcatcatagtcattatcatcatcatcattgtcaTCAGCATCATCATCATTGTCATTGTCATCAGCATCATCAGTATCATCAtcagcatcatcatcatcatcacaacCAGGAACCACGGTGCATCAAATAGCTGCTGACATGAGAAATGCACGAATTCTTTGCAAAAGCTCCGCCTTCACGGAATCGGGGACGGAGGCTGCGTATAGCAAATTTAAACAGTGAGATCAACTAATTCGAAGACAAATAAGTGAGTACTAACTGTCAAACGGGCATCAACATCTCGATAACATGAAATTGGATGAAATATGTCAAGGTCAATCGAGATCAAGGTAACTTGAATCTCTTGAATTCTAAGACTACTTTTCTTGATTGTAAATATACGTACGCTCagtttcatttcatttttccGAGTGAATCTCAGTCTCACTTACAGAGGATAAGATTGTGAAGGAATCAATCAAGTTTACTACAGAGGATAAGTGTAGTATTAGTAACACCAAAATAATAAACCTCGCTCGACCTAGAGTGAAGGGGTTTTGATGACCCTAATGATCAGCACCAGAAGAAAACAGCCACACCATGACCGCAAGGGCCAGAAAACCACCTTCCCTGGCTCTGGTAGCTTCCTAAACCACCTATTCTACTTAATACAAGACTATCACTCCGACCCACATGCCCACCCAACTTCATTACATATGCTCAAAGACACCATCATCTAAACAATCCTTAATCCCTCACGGACACCACCAGCACATTTTTACAGAGACGTCCAACTCCTCCCACACCATCCATCATGCTACCCGCTCCCACAAAGACACCATCAACTATTGTACTCTCAATACTACCTTTGCATTACGCACACCAAACACagaataaaggtcgtacccagtgcacaagactcccgctttacgcagggtctgggagaggtgaatgtcggctagccttacccccatttatggagaggctgctcccaagtctcgaaaaTTGGTAAAATAAGATGTGCAAGTTTTCCACTGACAAACAAGGCCTTTTATACAACATTGAGTGTctaaaacaatcaaaagaaTATGATGAACGAAAGAAAGAGTTACCTCTGCCCTTTGGGGTGATTACATGTACAAGGTCATCAACTGTAACATTGTTCCTCCCCTTTTTCTTTATAAACGCCCTAACATTAAAAAGATACACATGGGTTAAAAGATGCTTAATTAGCAACCTTGATATGTGAACACTTAGTTGACTGTATGAAAACATTATGTTAAAATACACAGAACGATTTCGCAATAAAGAAACGTAATGGATGATTCAATGTACATGTTATCAAATAGTTCATGACTAAAGCTATCTTAGTCAGCCATTTAGTTCCTACAGTTCCCATACAATCGAGGTTGCTGTAATCCCAAGGACAAGATTCAGCTTACACAACCATCGAGCCCCTAGGACCATGCCGCAACCTCCAAGAGGAAGATGTGGAAATCAGCAAAAACCAGTTGTCTTGTAGAGTAGATACCACCAtgacctcaaatcaatcttgTCCAAGTGTTGCCTAAATTGATCAACATCGTAACTTGGTTCGTTGAAATTTTAACAACGGTCACACTTTTGAGGCATCACAAATCCAGTGAGGGCGCATTTTAAAAGATTTCCAATCGTCCCACACCTTCAGGTTACTATGACAAAGACGATATATGTTCTAAACTACTCTACTCTGAAGGGAGGGTGAATTGAATTTGAACTTGGGTGCAAGAGGGCGGGAAGACTACCCAGGTCAACTCTCCTAACCCGCATCAACCTCGAAATTACGAATCAAATAATGAAACTTTACTGTTTACTGGCTCCATACAGTGTAACTGATGAATTGATCCCAATAAATACCTGCAAAGAGCTTTCATTTCATCCTTCCATCCACACTCTATCAGCCTTTCCCTCAGAAGCTCCATTAACCTCTCCTTTTCACCGCTCTCAATCAACTGTAAAAACCAGGCAGCAAATTCGAACCAGAAACCAGAAAAATCTAAGTCAGCTCAGTAAAATCAACCCCCAGTTCCCAAATAAAACGGTaacaataaattaaattaaattaaaataaaacactaCACCTCGATGCTGATAAGCTCTTGAAGGGTGGGCTCTTTTGCTTGATTTTCTGCAGCATCCGGCGTCGGCGGACGATTCACAGATTTCCAccttaattttccaacaaaatatgcacaaatacaaattaaaaatccattctttttaacacacactatgcaaaacacaaattaaaaaaccCCCACAAGAAATAAATCGTATGAAAACCCCAACTGAGCTTGCtaaaatttttcattcattaattttttttcccatgAATGTAAGGAAAACCCTAGCTGAGGTCAGGGTAGGGGACTGACATGGTTTTGGCAAACGGAGACGGTGAAAATCTCGACCGTCGAACACTCTGTGACTTGAAGGAGGAAAGTAGATTGATCCTACGGTCATACGGGGATGCAGGTTTAATATTGGGCCCTCTCTGATTGACGTTTATTGGGCTAGGCCCAATCATACACATCGCCATGCCTATATTAGTATATTTTAGAGTATTACCACCCAACCAAACATTGGTTAAGTTGAATCTATGTctggatataaaaaaaattaaaattaaaaaaaaaaaggttgaatCTATGTCTTCTCCGAATCTCTTTGTTTGGTCCTTCCAACATTAGTCATTTTGACGGAATTCTGattgaattgacgaaaatgaccctAACtatacg belongs to Malus sylvestris chromosome 17, drMalSylv7.2, whole genome shotgun sequence and includes:
- the LOC126611266 gene encoding B2 protein-like, producing the protein MGSLSSFWQLGDELRGQSKVAEDNKWLMAASKLAEQTRVKGERMNNLDLSKGPVEQRVRDKFGFQEDNKFESQYFNMLSLDSKVNENVSKISFRNGMYNMNAVYQKNNASIVGNMTGNKYNNKEINNCNNNNNESANTVEKRFKTLPATETLPRNEVLGGYIFVCNNDTMQEDLKRQLFGLPPRYRDSVRAITPGLPLFLYNYTTHQLHGIFEAASFGGSNIDPTAWEDKKCKGESRFPAQVRIRVRKICKALEEDSFRPVLHHYDGPKFRLELSVPETLNLLDLCEQAGSAA
- the LOC126611267 gene encoding transcription and mRNA export factor ENY2-like, with the translated sequence MAMCMIGPSPINVNQRGPNIKPASPYDRRINLLSSFKSQSVRRSRFSPSPFAKTMWKSVNRPPTPDAAENQAKEPTLQELISIELIESGEKERLMELLRERLIECGWKDEMKALCRAFIKKKGRNNVTVDDLVHVITPKGRASVPDSVKAELLQRIRAFLMSAAI